From a region of the Eretmochelys imbricata isolate rEreImb1 chromosome 6, rEreImb1.hap1, whole genome shotgun sequence genome:
- the LOC144265525 gene encoding dispanin subfamily A member 2b-like — MDPGVSLDLQPRDGGKMGQGASAPPYSYPYTGLGQSGPGQSGPGQEPPRDFVLWSLFNTVFCNVCCLGFMALVFSFKARDRKVLGDASGAGSYGKTAKCLNIAVLVLSILTVILIIVLVATGAVAVSQTIQQGNQNKNNYGFNYGN; from the exons ATGGATCCCGGTGTGAGCCTCGACCTGCAGCCCCGCGACGGCGGCAAGATGGGGCAGGGCGCCTCGGCTCCCCCGTACTCCTACCCCTACACCGGCCTCGGGCAGAGCGGCCCCGGGCAGAGCGGCCCCGGGCAGGAGCCGCCCCGCGACTTCGTGCTCTGGTCGCTCTTCAACACCGTCTTCTGCAACGTCTGCTGCCTCGGCTTCATGGCTCTGGTCTTCTCCTTCAAG gcCAGAGATCGCAAAGTTCTGGGTGACGCCAGTGGAGCAGGAAGCTATGGCAAGACTGCCAAGTGCCTGAACATCGCGGTCCTGGTACTGAGCATCTTGACAGTGATTCTGATCATTGTCCTCGTGGCAACAGGAGCTGTGGCCGTCTCGCAAACAATTCAACAGGGGAACCAAAACAAGAACAACTATGGCTTTAACTACGGCAACTAA